One genomic region from Spirosoma sp. KCTC 42546 encodes:
- the sprA gene encoding cell surface protein SprA, giving the protein MVNHYFVHSPVVSHFILTISRLLFIPNGWLIVGCWLLLGLGIGYSQDQPAPAKRGAAARRQQATADSARANARRRAIMRADSAKQALQDRTDSIRALRSANRRPTVNWPDRRATRFSERPSKSPFILRDPKGVSTDFRLSPDGGIGVTERVRTGVSLSGAPTPNSVQGRTDVTTPASSTTSPGQPATGPILPPSQFGLPYRPAETIPFSTYNQLQNQRVEQSVWREYGAKRDGQSALSGRGLIPKLELPPVIDRLFGGSQVDFKPNGFVTLDFGYLYQFNDNPAYPVRQRRSGNFLFNEQISINFNGKIGEKLGVLANFDTKASFNFENALKLNYRPGGGLPAFGTGQGLPSLPGVPKAPNLPGVPGVNGSTPGMPGFTPQNESILQGLEVGNISWAVNSQLIPGVQNLFGIKTQLRFGKLNATLVASQQRSRKNEIVLRGGTSNRPFEIRADGYDENQHFFLSQFFRANYESSLKTMPQVTSGVNVTRIEVYVTNRTNTTESLRNIAGFQDLGEGNPYSLTNPNLSPFSRDNRTPTANTANGLFTKLTTNANAAFRQVDQTNDQLTNTFQLAKGTDFDLLRGAKRLTDREYRLQADLGYISLVTPLRNDEILAVAYEYTYQGRRYKVGELTEDYQSRKGDEVLVLKLLKSATLRNNLQLPMWNLMMKNIYPLNTSQITRQGFQLRIIYKDDLTGIDNPNLQEGRRTQNRPLVQLFGMDRLNQQLDAQPDGNFDYVENYTIDSRYGKIIFPVLEPFGSYLERQFDADEDNYKAKYVFNQLYRTTKADAAQLADKNKFFLKGSFQSGNGAEVPLPPGVNEQSVTVTAGGVPLVSGQDYVLDAQIGRLRIINESVTNSGREIRISYEQPDLFQNQIRTLIGTHLDYAVNKDVSIGLTAMHMKETPAGFLTRVALGNEPVNNTILGVNANIRKDAPGLTRFLDALPGVQTKEMSTVQFNGEVAQLFPGTNPKAKNESYLDDFEAARTIFDLTRQPIRWRLGATPQQFPQGSFADPLPYAYNRARISVYTVDPSIFGSTGLLGVASNIDIEDANKHMYERPFLPQELFPGRSARPVQLPENILDVAYFPSERGMYNYNPNLDANGLLPNPTQNFGAVTRAISSDIDFDNANVENITFWLMDPFVKGDAGDIRYGPNPNQILKGGSRRGGGKLVFNLGDISEDVIKDSRYEFENGFPLDSVISTRNPGTDATAWGRAPTRQFVTNAFQSGSREQQDIGLDGLSSQANIPAGVTAEKDFFRNYLTAVRTRVSDPNALADIEQDPSGDDFKFYLGDDADQQKYIIARYKKFMGMENNSPENTSANQYLTPASTTLPDIEDLNIDNTINDNEAYYEYEIDLQPDKLEVGQSKYIVDRVTVNTPGGPVNWYQFRIPVREPLRKVGSINGYKSIRFMRMYLTNFADPVVLRFAELQMEANQYRKYTGDLTQHGLQEVPEPYDANFTVSTVNIEENSSTQTTTQGGDKYQYTVPPGYVRDRDYTQPNIVELNEQSMRLSVTNLRDGDSRGAFKNTNYNLLFRERIKMFVHMHNPETESGQVSAFVRIGTDYTDNYYEIEIPRLIATPAGNQPDNVVWPDGNTLDLALQELIDLKANRNREFGRKTSLPFTQASSTGRYLLTVVGNPDLSSVQSIMIGMRNPKILGDGERPKTFTIWVDELRANGYDQHAGVAAVGSVNMKLADLGTLTASGRITTFGFGGVQTRIGERALETTSEFGLSSALAIDKFLPASWGLKVPLYINYDHRNVDPHFDPLDPDTPLETSLSTKSESERAGYRQLVQDNTTRRGYNFSNVRKMKTNPNAKSHFWDFENFAFTYAFNDMKRTNILTQEYLQRQNRGGISYTYSAQPKPFEPFRNVASFEAPYLRWLKDFNLTLLPTLVSIRTDMDRSYIKTQLRSSDLTTDGIQPQFEKYFLFNRYYDLTWNLTRSLVLTYHAQANAIIDEPAGDINTQAKRDSILNSIKHLGRMKNFVQEIRATYRLPLDKIPLLDWIAADASYRVGYQFQANSYGIVDSLGVPFGNIIRNDREQGITGRVDLIRLYNKIRYLRFANTPAPVRKNFARNPGDIEDIERGDSKILKNFTRALLTVRGINFSYNLQESTILPGFLPTPKLFGLSAENAPGLGFILGSQDHNIAYKAAQKGWLSPSTVQNTAFQQNITKKFTASTTLEPFKDFRMQINWRLDRTDAYQEYYRPGSQGGPFETQTPVRSGQFSMSFWSFRTAFKGLRSDNTSVLFDSLESYRTYFQQKLNNEAKEGNRVGTYDINAQDVLIPSFFAAYSGQKKEKAKFSPFYNFPLPNWQIAYNGISGLGIIRKYFSAFTINHSYSSTYSVGNFISNLDYTAAYVNLAVQDFGVGTLTNQLGQFMPIVAMSTITMSEKFAPMIGVQFQTKNRISGQLAYNQSRDVALSLSNAQVAELSNKDLTASMGFTRQNFRIPFRINGAYKKLKNDLTFSLALTFRDTRTIQRKLDAEQIVTAGNVNFQLRPQISYIVSKRLNFNLYFDRTFNDPLVSNSFKRATTAGGVQVKFNLAE; this is encoded by the coding sequence ATGGTGAACCACTACTTTGTTCACAGTCCTGTTGTCAGTCACTTTATTCTTACCATTAGTCGGCTTCTGTTCATCCCGAACGGTTGGTTGATAGTGGGATGCTGGCTATTGTTGGGGCTGGGTATAGGCTACAGTCAGGACCAGCCAGCACCCGCCAAACGGGGAGCAGCAGCACGGCGTCAACAAGCTACTGCCGATTCGGCACGGGCCAATGCTCGCCGACGAGCCATTATGCGGGCGGACTCGGCTAAGCAGGCGCTTCAGGATCGTACCGATAGTATTCGGGCGTTACGCAGTGCCAATCGACGGCCAACGGTAAACTGGCCTGACCGGCGAGCTACGCGCTTCTCCGAACGACCGTCTAAATCCCCCTTTATTCTTCGTGACCCTAAAGGTGTTTCAACAGATTTTCGACTTAGTCCCGATGGCGGTATCGGCGTTACCGAGCGAGTCAGGACTGGTGTATCCTTATCGGGTGCACCTACGCCTAATTCAGTGCAGGGACGAACGGATGTAACGACTCCGGCATCATCCACAACTTCACCCGGCCAGCCAGCAACTGGCCCTATACTTCCTCCATCCCAATTCGGATTGCCGTATCGACCGGCGGAAACGATACCGTTCTCGACTTATAACCAGCTTCAGAACCAACGTGTTGAACAAAGTGTCTGGCGGGAGTATGGTGCCAAGCGCGATGGGCAAAGTGCCTTGAGTGGACGTGGATTAATTCCAAAACTCGAATTGCCGCCTGTAATTGATCGCCTGTTTGGCGGTAGCCAGGTTGATTTTAAACCGAATGGCTTTGTAACCCTCGATTTTGGGTATCTCTACCAATTTAATGATAATCCCGCCTATCCCGTGCGTCAGCGTCGGAGCGGGAATTTTCTCTTCAACGAGCAAATCAGCATCAACTTCAATGGGAAGATTGGGGAGAAATTAGGTGTACTCGCCAACTTCGATACCAAAGCCAGCTTCAATTTCGAGAACGCGCTGAAACTGAACTATCGACCCGGAGGTGGGTTGCCCGCGTTTGGAACGGGGCAGGGGTTGCCCAGCTTACCTGGCGTGCCTAAGGCACCTAATTTGCCGGGTGTTCCGGGTGTGAATGGCAGTACACCGGGAATGCCCGGATTCACCCCGCAAAACGAAAGTATTTTGCAGGGACTCGAAGTGGGTAACATCAGCTGGGCAGTGAACAGTCAACTGATTCCAGGGGTGCAAAACCTATTTGGGATTAAAACCCAGTTGCGTTTTGGTAAACTGAACGCCACGCTGGTGGCCTCGCAGCAGCGGTCACGCAAGAATGAGATTGTATTAAGAGGGGGCACATCGAACCGTCCGTTTGAAATCCGCGCTGATGGGTACGATGAGAACCAGCACTTTTTCCTGTCGCAGTTTTTCCGGGCTAATTACGAGTCCTCGTTGAAAACAATGCCTCAGGTAACGTCGGGAGTTAACGTAACCCGGATTGAAGTGTACGTAACAAACCGGACTAATACCACCGAATCTTTACGGAATATTGCCGGATTTCAGGATTTGGGCGAGGGTAATCCATATAGCCTGACGAACCCGAACCTCTCGCCATTTTCGCGCGATAACCGAACCCCAACGGCCAATACGGCCAACGGTCTCTTTACGAAACTGACGACCAACGCAAATGCTGCTTTCCGACAGGTAGATCAGACGAACGATCAATTAACCAACACCTTCCAGTTAGCCAAGGGTACCGATTTTGACCTGCTCCGGGGCGCCAAACGGCTGACCGATCGTGAGTATAGATTGCAGGCCGATCTGGGTTATATATCGCTTGTAACGCCTTTACGGAACGACGAAATTCTGGCCGTTGCCTATGAGTATACCTATCAGGGTCGGCGCTATAAAGTGGGTGAGTTGACAGAAGATTATCAGTCGCGTAAAGGCGATGAAGTACTGGTATTGAAGTTGCTTAAATCGGCTACGTTACGCAACAACCTTCAGTTGCCGATGTGGAATCTGATGATGAAAAACATCTACCCACTCAACACGTCGCAGATTACCCGCCAGGGATTTCAGTTGCGAATTATTTACAAAGATGACCTGACGGGTATCGATAATCCTAACCTACAGGAAGGGCGCCGAACGCAGAATCGGCCGCTGGTACAACTGTTTGGTATGGATCGGCTTAACCAACAACTGGATGCTCAGCCGGATGGTAATTTCGATTACGTTGAGAATTATACGATTGACAGCCGATATGGGAAAATCATTTTCCCGGTTCTGGAGCCCTTCGGGTCGTATCTGGAAAGGCAGTTCGATGCTGATGAAGACAATTACAAAGCGAAATACGTCTTTAACCAGCTGTATCGTACCACCAAAGCAGATGCTGCCCAGCTTGCCGATAAAAACAAGTTTTTCCTGAAAGGTTCGTTCCAGTCGGGCAATGGTGCCGAGGTGCCTTTGCCGCCGGGTGTTAATGAGCAGTCGGTTACGGTTACGGCGGGTGGTGTACCGCTGGTGTCGGGCCAGGATTACGTACTCGATGCTCAAATTGGCCGTCTGCGAATTATCAATGAAAGCGTGACCAATTCGGGCCGTGAGATTCGGATCAGCTACGAACAGCCCGATTTGTTTCAGAATCAGATCCGTACGCTTATTGGTACGCATCTGGATTATGCGGTTAATAAGGACGTTAGTATTGGTTTAACAGCCATGCATATGAAAGAAACCCCGGCTGGTTTCCTGACGCGGGTGGCCCTTGGTAACGAACCCGTTAACAATACAATTCTGGGTGTAAACGCCAACATCCGGAAAGATGCACCCGGTTTGACGCGTTTTCTGGATGCGTTGCCGGGTGTGCAGACCAAAGAAATGTCGACGGTTCAGTTCAATGGCGAGGTTGCACAGCTCTTTCCGGGCACCAATCCAAAAGCCAAGAACGAAAGCTATCTGGATGATTTTGAAGCGGCTCGTACTATTTTCGACCTGACTCGTCAACCCATTCGTTGGCGTTTGGGGGCTACTCCGCAGCAGTTTCCACAAGGCTCTTTTGCTGATCCGCTACCGTATGCTTATAACCGCGCCCGAATTTCGGTCTATACGGTCGATCCAAGTATTTTTGGATCGACGGGGTTACTGGGCGTGGCTTCGAATATTGATATCGAAGATGCCAACAAGCACATGTACGAACGGCCATTTCTGCCCCAGGAGTTATTCCCCGGTCGGTCGGCAAGGCCAGTGCAGTTGCCTGAAAACATCCTGGACGTAGCCTATTTCCCATCGGAGCGGGGTATGTATAACTACAACCCAAATCTGGATGCGAATGGCCTTTTGCCGAACCCCACCCAAAACTTTGGTGCCGTTACGCGAGCTATCTCCTCAGACATTGATTTTGATAACGCCAATGTGGAAAACATAACATTCTGGCTTATGGACCCCTTTGTGAAGGGTGATGCGGGTGATATCCGATATGGGCCCAACCCCAATCAGATTTTAAAAGGGGGAAGCCGCCGGGGAGGAGGGAAGCTCGTCTTTAATCTGGGCGATATTTCAGAGGACGTTATTAAGGATAGTCGCTACGAATTTGAGAATGGGTTTCCGCTCGATTCCGTCATCAGCACCCGAAACCCAGGTACCGATGCTACAGCATGGGGCCGGGCACCAACACGGCAATTTGTTACGAACGCTTTCCAGAGTGGTTCACGTGAGCAGCAGGATATTGGTCTGGATGGGCTGAGTAGCCAGGCCAATATTCCGGCGGGTGTTACCGCCGAGAAAGACTTTTTCAGAAATTACCTGACGGCCGTTCGTACGCGAGTTAGTGATCCGAATGCGCTAGCCGATATTGAGCAGGACCCTTCGGGCGATGACTTCAAGTTTTATCTCGGCGACGATGCCGATCAGCAGAAGTACATTATTGCGCGGTATAAGAAGTTCATGGGTATGGAGAACAACTCGCCCGAAAACACCAGCGCCAATCAGTACCTGACCCCCGCATCGACCACATTGCCCGATATTGAAGATTTGAATATCGACAACACGATCAATGACAACGAAGCCTATTACGAATACGAAATTGACTTACAGCCCGATAAGCTGGAAGTTGGCCAGAGTAAATACATTGTTGATAGGGTAACGGTAAATACACCGGGAGGCCCCGTAAACTGGTATCAGTTCCGGATTCCGGTGCGGGAGCCTTTGCGGAAAGTAGGCAGCATCAATGGGTATAAATCCATCCGGTTTATGCGGATGTACCTGACCAACTTTGCTGATCCCGTTGTACTTCGGTTTGCCGAATTACAGATGGAAGCTAACCAGTATCGGAAGTATACGGGCGATCTGACTCAACACGGGTTACAGGAAGTCCCTGAGCCTTACGATGCCAACTTTACTGTCTCGACGGTAAACATTGAAGAAAATAGTAGTACGCAAACCACCACGCAGGGGGGCGATAAATACCAGTATACAGTGCCTCCGGGCTACGTTCGGGATCGCGATTATACCCAGCCGAATATTGTTGAGTTGAACGAGCAGTCGATGCGCCTGAGCGTAACGAATTTGCGCGATGGCGATTCGCGGGGCGCATTCAAAAACACTAATTACAACCTGTTGTTCCGGGAGCGGATCAAAATGTTTGTGCACATGCACAATCCCGAAACTGAAAGTGGACAGGTATCAGCTTTTGTTCGGATTGGGACTGACTATACTGATAACTACTACGAGATTGAAATCCCTCGATTAATTGCTACACCGGCTGGTAATCAGCCCGATAATGTTGTCTGGCCAGATGGTAATACCCTGGATTTGGCACTTCAGGAATTAATTGACCTTAAAGCGAATCGGAACCGGGAGTTTGGCCGAAAAACGTCCCTACCGTTTACGCAGGCTTCTTCCACGGGACGTTATTTGCTCACGGTGGTAGGTAACCCTGATTTGAGTTCGGTACAATCCATCATGATTGGAATGCGCAATCCCAAAATTCTTGGCGATGGCGAGCGCCCTAAAACGTTCACGATCTGGGTTGATGAACTGCGGGCCAACGGCTACGACCAGCACGCCGGGGTGGCCGCTGTAGGCTCGGTGAATATGAAGTTAGCGGACCTGGGCACACTCACAGCTTCAGGTCGAATTACGACCTTTGGTTTCGGAGGAGTGCAGACGCGCATTGGCGAGCGAGCCCTCGAAACGACCTCTGAGTTTGGGCTCTCATCAGCCCTTGCCATCGATAAGTTCCTGCCAGCCAGTTGGGGGCTTAAGGTGCCACTCTACATCAACTACGACCACCGCAATGTGGATCCGCATTTTGACCCGCTGGACCCGGATACCCCACTGGAAACGTCGCTGTCCACGAAGTCGGAATCCGAACGGGCCGGCTATCGTCAGTTAGTGCAGGATAATACGACGCGTCGAGGCTATAATTTCTCGAACGTGCGGAAGATGAAAACCAACCCGAATGCGAAGTCGCATTTCTGGGATTTCGAAAATTTTGCGTTTACGTATGCGTTCAACGATATGAAACGCACGAACATTCTAACCCAGGAATACCTGCAACGCCAGAATCGGGGCGGCATTTCGTATACCTATAGCGCACAACCTAAACCCTTTGAACCGTTCCGAAATGTGGCTTCCTTTGAGGCTCCGTATCTGCGCTGGCTTAAAGATTTCAACCTAACGCTCTTGCCAACGTTGGTCTCAATTCGTACGGATATGGACCGGAGTTATATTAAAACCCAGCTTCGTTCATCAGACCTGACAACGGACGGAATCCAGCCGCAATTTGAGAAGTACTTCCTGTTCAATCGCTATTACGATCTGACCTGGAACCTGACGCGCAGTCTGGTATTGACCTATCATGCGCAGGCTAATGCCATTATCGACGAACCGGCGGGCGATATTAACACCCAGGCTAAACGCGACTCGATTCTGAACAGCATTAAGCACTTGGGCCGGATGAAAAACTTCGTGCAGGAAATCCGGGCCACCTATCGACTGCCGTTAGACAAGATTCCGTTACTCGACTGGATTGCCGCCGACGCCAGTTATAGAGTGGGCTACCAGTTCCAGGCTAACTCCTACGGCATTGTCGATTCGCTGGGTGTTCCGTTTGGGAATATTATCCGCAACGACCGTGAGCAGGGCATTACGGGGCGGGTCGATTTAATCCGGCTCTACAATAAAATCCGCTACCTGCGCTTTGCCAATACGCCTGCGCCGGTTCGAAAAAACTTTGCCCGTAACCCAGGCGACATCGAGGATATTGAGCGGGGCGACAGCAAAATACTAAAGAACTTTACGCGGGCATTGCTGACCGTGCGCGGTATCAACTTCTCCTATAATTTGCAGGAGTCCACGATTTTGCCAGGTTTCCTGCCAACGCCAAAACTGTTTGGACTCAGTGCCGAAAACGCACCGGGATTAGGTTTTATATTGGGTAGCCAGGATCACAACATAGCGTATAAAGCGGCCCAGAAAGGCTGGTTATCACCGAGTACGGTACAGAATACCGCTTTCCAGCAGAACATTACGAAGAAGTTTACCGCCAGCACAACGCTGGAACCGTTTAAGGACTTCCGAATGCAGATCAACTGGCGGCTCGACCGGACGGATGCATATCAGGAGTACTACCGGCCAGGCTCGCAGGGTGGTCCATTTGAGACTCAGACACCGGTTCGTAGCGGACAATTCAGTATGTCGTTCTGGTCGTTCCGAACAGCGTTTAAGGGGTTGCGTAGCGATAATACGTCTGTTCTATTTGATAGTCTTGAGAGCTATCGTACGTATTTTCAGCAGAAACTGAATAACGAAGCAAAAGAAGGGAACCGAGTTGGTACGTACGATATAAACGCACAGGATGTACTGATCCCCTCGTTTTTTGCAGCCTACAGTGGTCAGAAAAAAGAAAAAGCGAAGTTCTCACCGTTTTATAACTTCCCACTTCCGAACTGGCAGATTGCCTACAATGGCATTTCGGGATTGGGCATTATTCGGAAATACTTCTCCGCCTTTACTATTAATCATAGCTATTCATCGACTTACAGCGTCGGTAACTTCATCTCGAACTTAGATTATACAGCGGCTTATGTAAATCTGGCGGTGCAGGACTTTGGAGTAGGAACGCTAACTAACCAATTGGGGCAGTTTATGCCTATTGTGGCGATGAGC
- a CDS encoding Rossmann-like and DUF2520 domain-containing protein gives MEISFIGAGNLAWHLAPALENAGHHINEVYSRQLQHSRQLVSNLYDARTHSELNFADSPSRLFVLSVADHALEEVCSQLVLPENSILVHTSGGQSLRSLEHWMAIYSDVPVQTGVFYALQTFTKGQPFMAFEEIPLCIEASDPTTEDSLVQLGQDISDIVYLITSDERRTLHIGAVLACNFTNHLLALAHDLTTHEGLEFDLLRPLIAETFRKGLAAPNPADVQTGPARRGDLSTIDSHLAYLSNQPRVSEVYQVLTESIQRYYKNQGR, from the coding sequence ATGGAAATTTCGTTCATCGGCGCAGGAAACCTGGCCTGGCACCTCGCTCCAGCTCTTGAAAACGCGGGACATCATATCAATGAAGTATACAGTCGCCAGCTTCAGCACTCCCGCCAGCTAGTGAGTAACCTGTACGATGCGCGGACCCATTCCGAATTAAATTTTGCTGACAGCCCATCCCGATTATTTGTGCTATCGGTTGCTGATCACGCACTCGAAGAGGTCTGCTCGCAACTGGTGTTACCTGAAAACTCCATACTTGTGCATACGTCTGGGGGCCAATCGTTGCGATCCCTGGAGCATTGGATGGCTATTTATAGCGATGTACCTGTTCAGACAGGGGTTTTCTATGCCTTACAAACCTTTACCAAAGGCCAGCCCTTCATGGCCTTTGAGGAGATTCCACTTTGCATTGAAGCCTCTGATCCCACTACTGAAGATAGCCTGGTTCAACTGGGCCAGGACATCAGCGATATTGTTTATTTGATTACATCCGACGAACGCCGAACCCTGCATATAGGCGCTGTATTAGCCTGCAATTTCACGAATCACTTACTAGCCCTTGCGCACGACCTCACTACGCACGAAGGATTGGAATTCGATTTACTCCGACCATTGATTGCGGAAACTTTCCGAAAAGGACTAGCTGCCCCTAACCCAGCCGACGTACAAACCGGTCCGGCCCGCCGGGGTGACCTAAGCACGATTGACTCGCATTTGGCCTATCTTAGTAATCAGCCTCGGGTATCCGAAGTTTATCAGGTGTTAACTGAAAGCATTCAACGGTATTATAAAAATCAGGGGCGTTAA
- a CDS encoding YCF48-related protein yields MIRSFRLLALCLLTPFSCLAQWQMQTVGTDASFRTVSVVSADIAWIGGTKGTFVRTADGGKTWQTGTVPDAQTCDFRDVKAIDAQTAFFMSAGPAEKDQARIYKTNDGGQTWALLYQTQQKGVFFDGIDFWDNQHGIVFSDPPADAAIDSKWFMLTTDDGGKTWQPIPAASLPLMEPNEAAFAASGTSLVVHGKRNVWIASGGGQYGRVFRSSDRGKTWNVSKTPLPGGEATGLFGMHFFSDKIGMVVGGNYKQEQQPGPNAAITRDGGQTWQLVAQTNPAGLKEAIALLPDDRLLTVGPSGTSLSADQGQTWQKLDTEGFHSMGCAKGTCYAVGAKGKVAVQRFK; encoded by the coding sequence ATGATTCGATCCTTCCGCCTGCTGGCACTCTGCTTATTGACTCCGTTTAGCTGCCTTGCTCAGTGGCAGATGCAAACCGTTGGTACCGATGCCAGTTTCCGCACTGTCAGTGTTGTCAGCGCTGATATTGCCTGGATTGGCGGTACAAAAGGAACCTTTGTCCGAACGGCCGACGGTGGTAAAACCTGGCAAACGGGTACAGTTCCCGACGCGCAAACCTGCGACTTCCGCGATGTAAAAGCCATAGATGCCCAGACCGCTTTTTTCATGAGCGCTGGCCCCGCCGAAAAAGATCAGGCCCGAATTTACAAAACCAATGACGGCGGACAGACCTGGGCACTACTTTACCAAACGCAACAGAAAGGCGTGTTTTTCGACGGAATCGACTTTTGGGACAATCAACATGGCATCGTGTTTAGCGATCCCCCAGCGGATGCTGCTATTGATAGTAAGTGGTTTATGCTAACCACCGACGACGGCGGAAAAACCTGGCAACCGATCCCTGCGGCTTCGTTACCACTGATGGAGCCTAATGAAGCGGCTTTTGCGGCTAGTGGTACCAGTCTCGTTGTACACGGAAAACGAAACGTCTGGATTGCCTCGGGCGGTGGGCAATACGGGCGCGTATTCCGTTCCAGTGATCGGGGAAAAACCTGGAACGTCAGCAAAACGCCCTTACCAGGCGGAGAAGCCACGGGCTTGTTTGGTATGCATTTCTTCAGTGACAAAATTGGCATGGTCGTCGGTGGCAACTACAAACAGGAGCAGCAGCCCGGCCCAAACGCAGCCATCACCCGCGACGGTGGCCAAACCTGGCAACTCGTAGCCCAGACGAATCCAGCGGGCCTGAAAGAAGCCATCGCCCTGCTTCCCGACGACCGTTTACTAACCGTTGGTCCTTCAGGCACGAGCCTATCGGCCGATCAGGGACAAACCTGGCAGAAACTCGATACAGAAGGCTTCCATTCAATGGGTTGCGCTAAAGGTACTTGTTACGCTGTAGGTGCCAAAGGGAAAGTGGCTGTTCAGCGATTTAAATGA
- a CDS encoding putative toxin-antitoxin system toxin component, PIN family, with the protein MPDYRIVLDTNVILRAISSKSTLAVILDTLYDGKFSLVVSSEILLEYEEMITRFYGHSTAQVFLDFLLLLPTIERVEPYFALNLITSDRDDNKFVDCAFAGNAHYIVTDDKHFNALGAVDFPRISIITAEDFKGLLQRF; encoded by the coding sequence ATGCCTGATTATCGAATTGTTCTTGATACCAATGTTATACTGAGGGCTATTTCTAGCAAGTCAACTCTGGCAGTTATACTTGATACGCTTTACGACGGCAAGTTTAGTCTGGTTGTGTCTTCTGAAATTCTGTTGGAATATGAGGAGATGATAACCCGATTTTATGGCCATTCTACGGCACAGGTATTTCTGGATTTTCTACTACTTCTTCCTACTATTGAACGCGTCGAGCCTTACTTCGCGCTAAATCTGATAACCTCGGATCGTGACGATAATAAATTTGTTGACTGTGCCTTTGCTGGGAATGCCCATTACATTGTTACTGATGACAAACATTTCAACGCCCTTGGCGCAGTTGATTTTCCAAGAATCTCCATTATAACAGCAGAAGACTTTAAGGGGCTACTTCAACGGTTTTAA
- a CDS encoding DUF4394 domain-containing protein, translating into MAMLYKKPFLRVLAGMLALGSLLTLNACQDHRLPPDPGAVPDASVYLLNDANQLQRVNIKNPNVVLSNLVITGVNFQAGERMLSIDFRPATGQLYGVSSMSRLFVINPTTAEARPLTTSPFTPAISGSVVGIDFNPTVDRIRLVTNTGQDLRLHPETGQVVAVDGAINGVSGAMISEVAYTNNSAGVTTTTLYDIDPATDRLYIQNPPNNGTLTDVGPLGLDIAGSAGFDISPNDNTQGLVAVQFNGSSELDQINLATGRLQKLGNLTGTVIGLAIPTNPVAYAIDSNNSLLIFNPVSLTGLTLKTITGLQPGETILGIDSRPVNGQLFVLGSTSRLYTVAVTNTNVWSLVQVGSAGAFTLSGTDFGFDFNPTVDRIRVVSNTGQNLRLNPDNGALAATDGNLNPGTPNVTAAAYTNNFAGALTTTLYDIDIRPGSAVLLQQNPPNNGTLVSVGPLGVEVESANGFDIGGATGTAYALLRTGGNSTKVYTINLATGAATAGPTVPGSPIVRGFTVGLGF; encoded by the coding sequence ATGGCTATGCTTTACAAAAAGCCCTTTCTACGTGTCCTGGCCGGTATGCTGGCGCTTGGTTCCTTACTGACGCTCAATGCCTGTCAGGATCACCGTCTACCACCAGACCCAGGTGCCGTGCCCGATGCAAGTGTTTACCTATTAAATGATGCTAATCAGTTGCAGCGGGTGAACATCAAGAATCCCAATGTGGTCTTGTCAAATCTTGTCATTACTGGCGTAAACTTTCAGGCTGGTGAACGCATGTTGTCAATTGATTTTCGACCCGCTACCGGACAACTGTACGGAGTCAGTAGTATGAGCCGTCTGTTTGTTATTAATCCAACAACAGCAGAAGCCCGACCTCTGACAACGAGTCCATTTACACCCGCTATTTCGGGGTCTGTTGTTGGTATTGATTTTAACCCGACAGTTGATCGTATTCGCCTGGTTACGAACACCGGGCAGGATTTGCGACTGCATCCCGAAACAGGGCAGGTAGTTGCTGTGGATGGAGCCATTAATGGCGTTTCTGGTGCTATGATTTCGGAAGTGGCCTACACAAATAACAGCGCGGGTGTAACAACAACAACTTTGTATGATATTGATCCGGCCACCGACCGGCTCTATATTCAAAACCCACCTAACAACGGTACACTGACCGACGTTGGGCCGCTAGGCTTAGATATAGCTGGGTCTGCTGGTTTCGATATTTCACCGAATGACAACACACAAGGGCTGGTTGCTGTGCAGTTTAATGGCTCATCGGAGTTAGATCAGATTAATCTGGCAACTGGTCGTTTGCAGAAACTGGGTAACCTGACGGGTACGGTCATTGGGCTGGCTATTCCAACGAATCCGGTTGCCTACGCCATTGACAGCAACAATAGCCTGCTTATTTTCAATCCCGTTAGTTTAACGGGCCTAACTCTAAAAACCATTACGGGCCTTCAACCGGGCGAAACCATTCTTGGTATCGACTCCCGGCCAGTAAATGGTCAGCTGTTTGTACTGGGTAGCACTAGCCGACTGTATACGGTTGCGGTTACTAATACAAACGTTTGGAGTCTGGTGCAGGTGGGTAGTGCCGGGGCATTCACTCTGTCAGGAACGGACTTTGGTTTCGATTTCAACCCAACAGTCGACCGTATCCGGGTTGTTAGCAACACAGGACAGAATCTTCGTCTGAATCCGGATAATGGCGCTTTAGCTGCTACTGATGGAAATTTAAACCCAGGAACACCAAACGTAACAGCGGCTGCTTATACGAACAACTTCGCAGGAGCCCTCACAACAACGTTATATGATATTGATATTCGTCCGGGCAGCGCGGTTTTACTCCAGCAAAATCCACCAAATAATGGTACATTAGTATCTGTTGGTCCGCTGGGTGTTGAGGTAGAAAGTGCCAATGGCTTCGATATTGGTGGCGCAACCGGTACGGCTTATGCGCTACTTCGTACAGGTGGTAACAGCACGAAAGTCTATACAATTAACTTAGCAACAGGCGCAGCCACGGCTGGCCCAACTGTTCCAGGTAGCCCCATTGTTCGTGGCTTTACTGTTGGTTTAGGCTTCTAA